The Sphingomonas sinipercae genome contains a region encoding:
- a CDS encoding cupin domain-containing protein: MKRGYCDNIDKVTVENEDFRRVLYTGNHLQLVLMTLQPGDEIGEEVHEDRDQFFRIEEGEGAIDIDGKENRVEDDFAVIVPAGARHNVRNTGSRLLRLYTIYGPPEHKDGIVQSTKEEADRRHPHEEWHGETTE, translated from the coding sequence ATGAAGCGCGGCTACTGCGACAACATCGACAAGGTGACGGTGGAGAACGAGGATTTCCGCCGGGTACTCTACACCGGCAACCACCTGCAGCTGGTGCTTATGACGCTCCAGCCGGGCGACGAAATCGGCGAGGAAGTCCACGAGGATCGCGACCAGTTTTTCCGGATCGAGGAAGGCGAGGGTGCGATCGATATCGACGGCAAGGAGAATCGCGTCGAGGACGACTTTGCCGTCATCGTGCCGGCGGGTGCACGGCACAATGTCCGTAACACTGGCTCACGCCTGCTGCGGCTATACACCATCTACGGCCCGCCCGAGCACAAGGACGGGATCGTTCAATCTACCAAGGAAGAGGCCGACCGCCGCCATCCCCACGAAGAGTGGCACGGCGAGACGACCGAGTAG
- a CDS encoding cation diffusion facilitator family transporter gives MSAVSEGHHSNRTLLIAFAANLGVAVAKFVAAAITGSSAMLTEGIHSVVDSFNQLLLIYGRHRAKKPADAIHPFGHGREIYFWSFVVAVMVFALGAGVSIYEGILHIANPEEPVTPIVAYVVLGAAFLLEGWSTIAAFNEFKQSKGRLGWISAIRSSKDPPTFIVLLENGAAMAGIVAAGIGVFATEITGNPLYDGVASVVIGGILAVTAFVLAIESKGLLIGEAADLELVEDIRRLVEGCEGIVGVGDVLTVHSAPDQITVMVSVDFDDTISAGQVERIVDGVEVEASRRWPQIRRFFIRPQQGAREQSIIARTQ, from the coding sequence ATGAGCGCGGTTTCCGAAGGGCACCATAGCAACCGCACACTGCTGATCGCGTTCGCGGCCAACCTTGGCGTGGCCGTGGCCAAGTTCGTGGCGGCCGCGATCACCGGATCGTCAGCGATGCTGACGGAGGGGATCCACAGCGTCGTCGATTCCTTCAACCAGCTCCTCCTAATCTACGGCCGACACCGGGCGAAGAAGCCCGCGGACGCGATCCACCCGTTCGGTCACGGGCGGGAAATCTACTTTTGGAGCTTCGTCGTCGCGGTCATGGTGTTCGCGCTGGGCGCCGGCGTTTCGATCTACGAAGGCATATTGCACATCGCTAATCCGGAAGAGCCGGTCACGCCGATCGTTGCCTACGTGGTGCTCGGGGCCGCCTTCCTGCTCGAGGGATGGTCGACCATCGCGGCCTTCAATGAGTTCAAGCAATCGAAGGGACGGCTCGGCTGGATTAGCGCGATCCGCAGCTCGAAGGATCCGCCCACCTTCATCGTCCTGCTTGAAAACGGCGCCGCAATGGCCGGAATCGTCGCCGCCGGCATCGGCGTGTTTGCCACGGAAATTACCGGCAATCCGCTTTACGATGGTGTCGCCTCGGTCGTCATCGGCGGCATTCTGGCCGTTACCGCCTTCGTCCTCGCGATTGAATCGAAGGGCCTGCTGATTGGCGAGGCCGCGGATCTTGAATTGGTCGAGGACATCCGCAGGTTGGTAGAGGGCTGCGAGGGCATCGTCGGCGTCGGCGACGTGCTGACGGTACATTCTGCGCCGGATCAGATCACGGTAATGGTCAGCGTCGATTTCGATGACACCATTTCGGCCGGCCAAGTCGAACGGATCGTCGACGGCGTGGAGGTCGAAGCGTCCCGCCGATGGCCGCAAATCCGGCGGTTCTTCATCCGTCCGCAGCAAGGGGCCCGCGAACAGTCGATCATTGCTCGCACTCAGTGA
- a CDS encoding metal-dependent hydrolase family protein, producing the protein MKRYLAVALATLLSSTVSSAATLVTADRMLDVQTGRYVANPAILIGDDGRIQQVGTLAAIQVPAGTKTISLPGETLLPGLIDMHTHLGPADIGGYRFLEYTDRFWPIVAVGTARQMLDAGFTTIRVVGSEGWTDVGLKQAIEAGYAVGPRIVPAGHALGATGGHCDDTYLPPSLQKKVKEEGIGDTPDELKYQVRRQRKFGAEVIKVCATGGVFSRGDTPGQQQLTESELRGIADEAHMAGMRVAAHAHGADGINASIRAGIDTIEHASLLNDESIRLAKARARPVWFSMDIKNTDYTQAEGKKNGTLEENIRKDREIGQIQRDNFRKAHRAGVRMVFGSDAGVMPHWMVPQQFATMVEYGMTPLEAIRAATINAAEALGRNDVGAIQPDRMGDIIAVRGDPLRDVRVLERVDAVIKGGELIPGSKARATTPAQ; encoded by the coding sequence TCGATGTCCAGACCGGGCGCTATGTGGCTAACCCGGCAATCCTGATTGGCGACGATGGCCGGATTCAGCAGGTCGGCACCCTTGCGGCGATCCAGGTGCCGGCGGGCACGAAGACGATCAGCCTGCCGGGCGAGACGCTCCTGCCCGGATTGATCGACATGCACACGCACCTCGGGCCGGCCGATATCGGCGGGTACCGGTTCCTTGAATATACCGACCGCTTCTGGCCGATCGTCGCCGTCGGGACCGCGCGGCAGATGCTTGACGCAGGGTTCACGACCATCCGCGTCGTCGGTTCGGAAGGTTGGACGGACGTCGGCCTGAAGCAGGCGATCGAGGCCGGCTATGCGGTGGGTCCGCGGATCGTTCCGGCCGGGCACGCCCTCGGCGCGACCGGCGGGCATTGCGACGACACCTATCTGCCGCCGAGCCTCCAGAAAAAGGTCAAGGAAGAAGGGATCGGCGATACGCCGGATGAGCTGAAGTACCAGGTCCGGCGTCAGCGAAAGTTCGGCGCCGAGGTGATCAAGGTGTGCGCGACCGGCGGCGTCTTCTCGCGCGGCGACACGCCGGGCCAGCAGCAGCTTACCGAAAGTGAGCTTCGCGGGATTGCCGATGAAGCCCATATGGCCGGGATGCGAGTGGCGGCGCACGCCCACGGCGCGGACGGGATCAACGCTTCGATCCGGGCCGGCATCGACACGATCGAGCATGCCAGCTTGCTGAACGACGAAAGCATCCGCCTGGCGAAGGCGCGCGCGCGGCCGGTGTGGTTTTCGATGGACATCAAGAATACCGACTACACGCAGGCGGAGGGCAAGAAGAACGGCACCCTGGAGGAGAACATCCGCAAGGACCGGGAAATCGGCCAGATCCAGCGCGACAACTTCCGCAAGGCGCACCGCGCCGGCGTGCGCATGGTATTCGGGTCTGACGCCGGGGTCATGCCGCACTGGATGGTGCCGCAGCAGTTCGCCACGATGGTCGAATATGGGATGACCCCGCTCGAGGCGATCCGGGCCGCGACGATCAACGCCGCCGAGGCGCTTGGCCGCAACGACGTCGGCGCGATCCAGCCGGACCGGATGGGCGACATTATCGCCGTGCGCGGCGATCCGCTGCGCGATGTCCGCGTTCTCGAGCGGGTCGACGCCGTGATCAAGGGCGGCGAGTTGATCCCAGGCAGCAAGGCGCGAGCGACAACCCCGGCACAATGA
- the rpsL gene encoding 30S ribosomal protein S12: MPTINQLIRKGREPQKAKSKVPAMEQNPQKRGVCTRVYTTTPKKPNSALRKVAKVRLTNQREVISYIPGEGHNLQEHSVVLIRGGRVRDLPGVRYHVLRGVLDTQGVKDRKQSRSKYGAKRPK; the protein is encoded by the coding sequence ATGCCAACGATTAACCAGCTGATCCGCAAGGGTCGCGAACCGCAGAAGGCCAAATCGAAGGTCCCTGCGATGGAGCAGAATCCGCAGAAGCGCGGCGTCTGCACCCGCGTTTACACGACGACCCCGAAGAAGCCGAACTCGGCTTTGCGCAAGGTGGCCAAGGTTCGCCTGACCAACCAGCGCGAAGTGATCAGCTACATCCCCGGTGAAGGCCACAACCTGCAGGAGCACAGCGTCGTGCTGATCCGCGGCGGCCGTGTGCGCGACCTTCCGGGCGTGCGTTACCACGTGCTTCGCGGCGTCCTCGACACGCAGGGCGTGAAGGACCGCAAGCAGTCCCGTTCGAAGTACGGCGCCAAGCGTCCGAAGTAA
- the rpsG gene encoding 30S ribosomal protein S7, producing MSRRRRPEKREILPDPKFGDLVLSKFMNSVMLDGKKSVAESIVYGALDNVEARLKKEPLSVFHDALNNIKPGIEVRSRRVGGATYQVPVEVRTERAQALAIRWLITAARARSEKTMAGRLSGELMDASQNRGNAVKKREDTHRMAEANRAFSHYRW from the coding sequence ATGTCCCGTCGTCGTCGCCCAGAAAAGCGCGAAATCCTGCCCGATCCCAAGTTTGGCGATCTGGTCCTGTCGAAGTTCATGAACAGCGTCATGCTCGACGGCAAGAAGTCCGTCGCCGAAAGCATCGTCTACGGTGCGCTCGACAATGTCGAAGCGCGCCTGAAGAAGGAGCCGCTGTCGGTCTTCCATGACGCGCTCAACAACATCAAGCCGGGCATCGAAGTCCGCAGTCGCCGCGTCGGCGGTGCGACCTATCAGGTCCCGGTCGAAGTCCGCACCGAGCGGGCCCAGGCATTGGCCATCCGCTGGCTGATCACCGCCGCCCGTGCGCGGTCGGAAAAGACCATGGCCGGCCGCCTGTCGGGCGAGCTGATGGACGCCTCGCAGAACCGTGGCAACGCGGTGAAGAAGCGCGAAGACACGCACCGCATGGCCGAAGCGAACCGCGCCTTCAGCCACTATCGCTGGTAA